Proteins from a single region of Carassius gibelio isolate Cgi1373 ecotype wild population from Czech Republic chromosome A5, carGib1.2-hapl.c, whole genome shotgun sequence:
- the LOC127987843 gene encoding protein FAM163B, translating into MTAGTVVITGGILAAIILLTIVTVLCYCRLQYYCCKRDESEEGEEEADVAKTSPNPLRQPSPPESPLSLQHFPEYASSNQLLMTAEPLEHNGPVSYPQFFPRAPYRPPRSYTFCPSCSGYLPLHMSPQEGLPNGGGRISYRTLQQEELDLPMEAPSFQKLNLIRSVTMQEVLTHHSISTDV; encoded by the exons ATGACAGCCGGCACAGTGGTCATCACAGGCGGAATTCTGGCTGCCATTATCTTGCTAACTATTGTCACAGTTCTGTGTTACTGTAGGCTGCAG TATTACTGCTGTAAAAGAGACGAGTCagaagagggggaggaggaggcTGACGTGGCCAAGACATCGCCAAATCCACTGCGCCAACCGAGTCCACCGGAGAGTCCACTGAGTCTTCAACATTTCCCTGAATACGCATCCTCCAATCAGCTGCTGATGACGGCGGAGCCCTTGGAGCACAACGGACCAGTAAGCTATCCTCAATTCTTCCCGCGTGCGCCCTATAGACCGCCCCGCTCGTACACTTTTTGCCCATCCTGCTCGGGGTATCTTCCGCTCCACATGAGCCCACAGGAGGGGCTGCCTAATGGAGGTGGCAGGATCAGCTACAGGACTCTGCAGCAGGAGGAATTAGACCTGCCAATGGAGGCGCCCAGCTTCCAAAAACTCAACCTTATCCGCTCTGTCACCATGCAAGAAGTGCTGACTCATCACAGCATCAGCACGGATGTGTAG